The Osmia bicornis bicornis chromosome 9, iOsmBic2.1, whole genome shotgun sequence genome has a segment encoding these proteins:
- the LOC114879350 gene encoding uncharacterized protein LOC114879350 produces MNTTLVGQFRSNMHRRTFVVLQLCSLLAACSCIVAHQRDYDSVSISTDCDQRQNSTECAKKSREIGINNSQTRERVTREIDEKTFEGENEGTEEVTSRKKKDKGYGQMLLYFLGASKLTMLYVLINVVAAIAAKALVVGKAALAIATAIALKKAFEHKEKVTYQIIKHPYHTFENTHSSSIDYDHHGGYEENELGYRKRRRIY; encoded by the exons atgaacacCACTTTGGTCGGCCAGTTTCGCTCGAACATGCATCGACGTACGTTCGTCGTGCTGCAGTTGTGCAGCCTCCTAGCTGCCTGCAGTTGCATCGTTGCTCATCAGAGAGATTACGATAGTGTATCGATATCAACGGATTGCGATCAGCGACAGAATTCCACTGAATGCGCAAAAAAGTCGCGAGAGATTGGAATTAATAATAGTCAGACAAGGGAGAGGGTGACCAGGGAAATTGATGAAAAAACTTTTGAGGGTGAAAATGAAGGAACTGAAGAAG TCACATCTCGCAAAAAGAAAGACAAAGGGTACGGACAGATGTTGTTGTACTTCCTGGGAGCATCGAAGCTGACTATGCTCTATGTGTTGATTAACGTTGTTGCTGCGATTGCTGCAAAAGCACTGGTCGTTGGAAAAGCTGCTCTGGCTATTGCTACTGCTATTGCCTTGAAAAAAGCCTTCg AGCACAAGGAAAAGGTGACGTACCAGATAATCAAACACCCTTATCATACTTTCGAAAATACCCATAGTTCAAGCATCGATTATGACCATCATGGTGGCTACGAAGAAAATGAGCTTGGTTATCGGAAACGACgaagaatttattaa
- the LOC114879335 gene encoding uncharacterized protein LOC114879335, translated as MKRTGIISVLAILHLMLFDLAISKNEYTKLFDKCASEKNAFDCLKKRALDILDSAIRDDSVYVLNDYVSLEKDPAVVTRSTDRSFKDENGTELSLDQKLDNKFHEYLSSRSVKLTIPGDVFQGRKKKDKGYGAVMMGALAVGAMMAQLAYGKIAFIAGTALLTAKIALVLSAIIGLKKLVSHQGGGGHEVIYATGGDHHGSYSSGGGGYGGGGGGGWQRTIDGVPPT; from the exons ATGAAAAGGACCGGAATCATCAGCGTTCTTGCGATTCTTCATCTGATGTTGTTCGATCTGGCGATCAGTAAAAACGAGTACACCAAGCTGTTTGACAAATGCGCCAGCGAGAAGAACGCTTTCGACTGTCTGAAGAAGAGAGCACTTGATATCCTGGACTCGGCGATCAGGGACGATTCGGTGTACGTGCTGAACGATTACGTGTCGCTCGAGAAAGACCCTGCTGTGGTGACGAGAAGTACGGATCGATCCTTTAAAGATGAGAATGGAACGGAATTAAGCTTGGATCAGAAGTTGGATAACAAGTTTCATGAATACTTATCTTCCAGAAGTGTAAAGTTAACCATTCCTGGCGATGTTTTCCAAG GTAGAAAGAAGAAGGACAAAGGATACGGGGCAGTCATGATGGGTGCTCTGGCAGTAGGAG cAATGATGGCACAACTGGCTTATGGGAAAATCGCCTTCATAGCTGGAACAGCCCTGCTGACAGCAAAAATAGCGTTAGTATTAAGCGCGATCATTGGATTGAAGAAATTAGTGTCGCATCAAGGTGGTGGTGGCCATGAAGTGATCTATGCTACCGGAGGCGACCACCATGGAAGCTACAGCAGTGGCGGTGGTGGctatggtggtggtggtggtggcggcTGGCAGAGAACCATCGATGGTGTTCCTCCCACTTGA
- the LOC114879334 gene encoding uncharacterized protein LOC114879334: MFKYAIIAAVIAASVTAAPAGQDVAHQPSILEEALDVYSSCSGEEDVTVCLKLKALRFVDRAARSADIEVVDGFKIVQTDEAKNSRADNARSLNDIESTLPAEIVAKEAAIDEAILDRAGKFLSTHTVELSLPEEVSRSFDEARGKKKKIVKSLLPILLLLKLKAAALIPIALGGLALLALKALVIGKIALIISAIIGLQKLLGNKQQSYEVVAHPVHSYGHEEHHDHHGWARSVGSELAYNAYKPAE; encoded by the exons ATGTTCAAGTACGCGATAATCGCCGCGGTGATCGCCGCTTCGGTCACGGCTGCACCAGCCGGACAGGACGTCGCCCATCAGCCGTCGATCCTCGAGGAAGCTTTGGACGTTTACTCCTCCTGTTCCGGGGAAGAGGATGTCACGGTGTGCTTGAAGCTGAAGGCGCTGCGTTTCGTCGACAGAGCAGCCCGATCGGCCGACATCGAAGTCGTCGACGGATTCAAGATCGTGCAGACCGACGAGGCTAAGAACAG TCGGGCAGACAACGCGAGGTCCTTGAACGACATCGAAAGCACCCTGCCCGCTGAAATCGTGGCTAAGGAAGCTGCGATCGATGAAGCTATCTTGGACAGAGCTGGCAAGTTCCTCTCCACCCACACCGTGGAACTGAGTCTTCCCGAGGAAGTCTCCCGCTCGTTCGATGAAG CACgtggaaagaagaagaagatcgTGAAATCCCTTCTGCCGATCCTGCTGCTCTTGAAACTGAAGGCTGCAGCTCTGATCCCGATCGCCCTGGGTGGTCTGGCTCTTCTAGCCCTGAAAGCCCTCGTGATCGGCAAGATCGCTTTGATCATCAGCGCGATCATCGGTCTGCAAAAGCTTCTTGGCAACAAGCAGCAGAGTTACGAGGTCGTCGCTCACCCTGTCCACTCCTACGGCCACGAAGAACACCACGATCATCACGGCTGGGCGAGATCGGTTGGATCCGAGCTGGCGTACAACGCGTACAAACCAGCTGAATAG
- the LOC114879333 gene encoding uncharacterized protein LOC114879333, which translates to MRLIACCSVYLALLVAMASARSADTNPTSNSINEETARSTGNSNVFGDLRQMYQIYKECADEELSPCLKVRLLSAMDRVSRSSQLNVADGVTFVQEDPVSGEEEAPKSFQEIEANLPRALDDKEDALNAMIYDKVVKFFQSHTLKLKLPNVEELQRSLVEEGRKKKKNMSGLLAIPLLIGGTLVPLALGALALLAGKALIVSKLALVLASIIGLKKLVSGGGDHGGHEVVQVAGGHGSSGWARSSHDLAYSAYKPAST; encoded by the exons ATGAGACTGATCGCTTGCTGTTCCGTGTACCTGGCTCTGCTAGTGGCGATGGCCTCGGCAAGGTCAGCCGATACCAACCCGACCAGCAACTCCATTAACGAGGAAACCGCCAGGTCTACCGGCAACAGTAACGTGTTCGGAGATCTACGACAGATGTACCAGATCTACAAGGAGTGCGCAGACGAGGAGCTCAGTCCCTGCCTGAAAGTGAGACTGTTGTCGGCGATGGACAGGGTGTCCAGGAGCTCCCAGTTGAACGTCGCGGACGGGGTGACGTTCGTTCAAGAGGATCCTGTCTCAGGCGAGGAAGAAGCGCCAAAATCCTTCCAAGAGATCGAAGCCAACCTTCCAAGGGCGTTAGACGACAAGGAGGACGCGTTGAACGCCATGATCTACGACAAGGTCGTGAAATTCTTTCAGAGTCACACGCTGAAGCTGAAGTTACCGAACGTCGAGGAACTTCAACGTAGCCTCGTGGAAGAAG GtcgcaagaagaagaagaatatgAGCGGTCTGTTGGCCATCCCCCTGCTGATCGGCGGCACCCTGGTGCCCTTGGCGTTGGGTGCGCTCGCCCTTCTAGCCGGCAAGGCGTTGATCGTCAGCAAATTGGCGTTGGTCTTGGCTTCCATCATCGGCTTGAAGAAGCTGGTATCCGGTGGCGGGGATCACGGGGGTCACGAGGTCGTTCAAGTGGCCGGAGGGCACGGATCGAGCGGATGGGCGAGATCGAGTCACGACCTCGCTTATTCCGCTTACAAGCCGGCGTCTACCTAG
- the LOC114879336 gene encoding uncharacterized protein LOC114879336 — protein MSKYFVNVLWLLPVLAVALPANDKPGNENDLMATIYTDCLKKESINCIKYKVFSYVDKMLADKEDITLTDGITVVRTLNTEEGAPRSIESSDLDTLLFDRLGRFLRTHTVKVDLKGTDILGAIESAGRSFEDFTDNAVESRGKKKKAQKILGPLMMALALKAAALLPLALGAIAAIAGKALLVGKIALVISAIIGLKKLLSSSGKHVTYEVVSHPHHSSSHVVSHDEGHGGYGGGGGGADYGGGYSGSSGHGWARSLPQDSHEMAYRAHQPQPQA, from the exons ATGAGCAAGTACTTTGTGAACGTTCTGTGGCTACTTCCGGTGCTGGCTGTCGCGTTGCCGGCCAACGACAAGCCTGGAAACGAGAATGACCTGATGGCGACGATCTACACCGATTGCCTGAAGAAGGAATCGATCAACTGCATCAAGTACAAAGTATTCTCATACGTGGACAAAATGCTCGCGGACAAAGAGGATATCACGCTCACGGACGGCATCACCGTGGTCAGGACTTTGAACACCGAAGAAGGCGCACCTAG ATCCATCGAGTCCAGCGATTTGGATACGCTGTTGTTCGATCGTCTAGGAAGGTTCCTCAGGACCCACACGGTCAAGGTTGACCTCAAGGGTACCGACATCCTTGGCGCCATTGAATCAGCTGGTCGAAGCTTCGAAGACTTCACTGACAATGCTGTCGAGAGTCGTGGCAAGAAAA AGAAGGCCCAGAAAATTCTCGGCCCGTTGATGATGGCCCTCGCCCTGAAGGCCGCAGCCCTGTTGCCACTAGCCTTGGGTGCGATCGCGGCGATCGCTGGTAAGGCTCTGCTCGTCGGTAAAATAGCCCTGGTGATATCGGCCATCATCGGACTGAAGAAGCTCCTCAGCTCGAGCGGAAAGCACGTGACGTACGAGGTGGTGTCGCATCCTCATCATAGCAGCAGCCACGTCGTCAGCCATGACGAAGGCCATGGTGGTTacggtggtggtggcggtggcgCCGACTATGGTGGCGGCTATTCTGGCAGCAGTGGCCACGGCTGGGCAAGGAGTTTACCACAGGATTCCCACGAAATGGCCTACCGCGCTCATCAACCACAACCACAAGCATGA
- the Osi6 gene encoding uncharacterized protein Osi6, whose amino-acid sequence MKLFAFVFLTTAVVLTTGQSIEDCLKSDSISCVQKSLYRKAKEFFDKDNLELFSGVSLVKNEDGQTRSSRTGKELIHDQEIDAANNVADRQSVLENFVTEEAGEFLSGRSLRINLAPTFEKIGQSARAFSDSAPEEVRQAVNEIVEGRGKKKMLKSILPLLIAAKVKIGALATLAYFAIGLIAKKAIFASLISLAISAFIGLKSLWSKNSYHEMTPYNGWNGAGASGGWSAPVASGGWSSGASWDDGHGFAQNQAYSGYHH is encoded by the exons ATGAAGTTATTCGCGTTCGTGTTTCTAACGACAGCCGTCGTCCTAACGACAGGGCAGAGCATCGAGGATTGCCTGAAGAGCGACAGCATATCCTGCGTGCAGAAGAGCCTCTACAGAAAAGCGAAGGAGTTCTTCGACAAGGACAACTTGGAACTGTTCAGTGGTGTTAGTCTGGTGAAGAACGAAGACGGACAAACGAGAAGCTCCAGAACTGGCAAGGAATTGATTCACGATCAGGAGATCGACGCTGCTAATAACGTGGCCGACAGACAGAGCGTTCTTGAGAATTTCGTGACCGAGGAAGCCGGTGAATTCTTAAGTGGACGTAGTCTCAGG ATCAATCTCGCGCCTACTTTCGAGAAGATCGGGCAATCGGCTCGCGCCTTCAGCGACTCGGCACCGGAAGAGGTGCGTCAAGCGGTCAACGAAATCGTCGAAG GtcgaggaaagaagaagatgCTGAAATCGATCCTCCCTCTTCTGATCGCCGCGAAAGTGAAGATCGGAGCGTTGGCCACCCTCGCGTACTTCGCGATCGGTCTTATAGCGAAGAAAGCGATCTTCGCATCCCTTATTTCCCTCGCCATTTCCGCTTTCATCGGGCTGAAGTCTCTGTGGTCGAAGAACTCTTACCACGAAATGACTCCTTACAACGGATGGAACGGAGCCGGAGCTAGCGGGGGTTGGTCCGCTCCAGTTGCGAGCGGAGGATGGTCGTCCGGCGCCTCGTGGGACGATGGGCATGGTTTCGCGCAGAATCAAGCGTACTCCGGCTACCATCATTAA
- the LOC114879352 gene encoding uncharacterized protein LOC114879352 has product MDWFENGTGHGERRRLALCLLIVCVLSTATSADTNDTKDVWSGFSTGCSSTDAKNLSVSCYGVRIVRKIVQQLLEKSSKEPNIEIFDGVSLVEVPGSGPARKGRLMKGFGNMGTLVQFLEGRELRIKLPSILPQNIESALQESLPEYIELRKFILFSGRGGGGGGGGFGGGGGGKKGGGGGYMILALMMGKMMAALGFGALGLLAMKALMVSALALMLSLIVAVKKLASGHDSGGGHHVVYAQDVGHHHYRKKRSLGEEDHDLPYRGYAHLFADSRVL; this is encoded by the exons ATGGATTGGTTCGAGAACGGCACAGGGCACGGGGAACGTCGTCGTTTGGCCCTGTGTCTACTGATCGTCTGCGTGCTTTCCACCGCGACGTCCGCGGACACGAACGACACCAAGGATGTTTGGAGCGGATTCTCAACGGGATGTTCGAGCACGGATGCCAAGAATCTGTCCGTCTCCTGTTACGGTGTCAGGATCGTCAGGAAGATCGTTCAACAGCTGCTGGAGAAATCCAGCAAGGAGCCAAACATCGAGATCTTCGACGGTGTCAGCCTGGTCGAGGTACCTGGTTCCGGACCGGCCAGAAAGGGAAGGCTGATGAAGGGATTCGGTAACATGGGCACGTTGGTGCAGTTCCTGGAGGGAAGGGAGCTGAGAATAAAGCTGCCCAGCATCTTGCCGCAGAACATCGAGAGCGCTCTTCAAGAGAGCCTGCCG GAGTACATCGAACTGAGGAAGTTTATTTTGTTTtcaggaagaggaggaggcgGCGGTGGCGGCGGATTCGGGGGTGGTGGCGGCGGAAAGAAGGGCGGCGGAGGTGGTTACATGATCTTGGCGCTGATGATGG GAAAAATGATGGCAGCACTGGGATTCGGTGCTCTCGGTCTGCTGGCCATGAAGGCGTTAATGGTTTCCGCGCTGGCGTTGATGCTATCGTTGATAGTCGCCGTGAAGAAGTTGGCCAGCGGCCATGACAGCGGCGGTGGCCACCACGTGGTGTACGCGCAGGACGTGGGTCATCACCACTACCGCAAGAAGAGATCTCTCGGGGAGGAGGACCACGATCTACCGTACAGAGGATACGCTCACCTGTTCGCCGATTCACGAGTGCTCTGA